The following are encoded together in the Synchiropus splendidus isolate RoL2022-P1 chromosome 7, RoL_Sspl_1.0, whole genome shotgun sequence genome:
- the LOC128762457 gene encoding gastrula zinc finger protein XlCGF57.1-like, giving the protein METKRAAVPQLLVRNAGPPEQQSCSSSLEQGRQRPRFVKVSNFSLTPVKVKTESDVAGESSGSSSSSCRRPSAAFLISYKRETAQKRILMMMVKKRPVVQPQLHVKEEVSPQQQESSSSLDQQGQVPHLMKEVKEEEEEHDVSQLSFTPVVVKTEDDEKPPTSVLTQHMKTEADGDNCGGSEPASCLDPPLHPDQQRSLSSDSDTDDSEDWREGSNSVAKRKVYGSKKKNKYGKSLSCSGCRKKYSSKAALTKHVKSCSARSNCSVCGKCFKSRQNLKIHMRLHTGEKPFSCNECGDCFVRRRTLEVHMRVHTGEKPFSCSQCQKHFTQKYNLKEHMRIHTGEKPFSCSQCGDRFNRKSGLEVHLRSHTGEKPFQCSLCGQCFTQKRSLTVHMRIHTGEKPFRCTYCDKGFNRRSELAIHVGTHTRVNVFSLPRPLELKCDFQQVNTSREKDTEALST; this is encoded by the exons ATGGAGACGAAGAGAGCAG cggTGCCGCAGCTGCTGGTGAGGAACGCAGGTCCACCAGAGCAGCAGTCGTGCAGCTCCAGCCTGGAGCAGGGGAGGCAAAGACCCCGCTTCGTCAAAGTGTCCAACTTTTCCTTGACTCCTGTCAAAGTGAAGACTGAAAGTGACGTGGCAGGCGAGTcctcaggcagcagcagcagcagctgccggCGACCGTCTGCTGCCTTTCTGATCAGTTATAAACGAGAGACGGCGCAGAAGAGGatcctgatgatgatggtgaagaagagaccag TGGTCCAGCCTCAGCTGCACGTGAAAGAAGAAGtttctcctcagcagcaggagagcagctccagtctggaccaGCAGGGACAAGTTCCTCATCTCATGAAAGaagtgaaagaggaggaagaagaacatgATGTCTCCCAGCTCTCATTCACTCCTGTGGTTGTGAAGACTGAAGACGATGAGAAGCCTCCAACCAGCGTCTTAAcgcaacacatgaaaacagaagctgatggagacaacTGTGGAGGATCAGAACCAGCCAGCTGCTTGGATCCACCTCTCCACcctgaccagcagaggtcactctcttctgactctgacactgatgacagtgaagactggagagaagGTTCAAACTCTGTGGCTAAGCGAAAGGTTTACGGCagtaagaagaaaaacaagtatGGCAAGTCCCTCAGCTGTTCTGGATGTAGGAAGAAATATTCCTCAAAAGCTGCACTGACCAAACACGTGAAATCCTGCTCTGCCAGATCGAATTGTTCAGTTTGCGGAAAATGTTTCAAAAGCAGACAAAATCTGAAGATTCACATGAGATTGCACACTGGGGAGAAACCGTTCAGCTGCAATGAGTGTGGAGATTGTTTCGTCAGGAGACGTACCTTGGAGGTACACATGAGAgtccacacaggagagaaacctttCAGTTGCTCTCAGTGCCAGAAACATTTTACACAAAAATATAACTTAAAGGAACACATGAGGATTCACACCGGAGAGAAACCTTTCAGCTGTTCTCAGTGTGGTGATCGTTTCAACAGGAAAAGTGGCTTGGAGGTGCACCTCCGaagtcacactggtgaaaaaccctTCCAGTGCTCACTGTGTGGTCAGTGCTTTACTCAGAAGAGGAGCCTGACGGTGCACATGAGAATTCATACCGGGGAAAAACCCTTCAGGTGCACTTACTGCGATAAAGGGTTCAACAGGAGGAGTGAGTTGGCGATACATGTCGGCACTCACACTcgagtaaatgtgttttctctgcCTCGACCGCTCGAATTGAAATGTGACTTTCAGCAGGTAAACACGAGCAGGGAGAAAGACACTGAAGCTCTGTCCACATGA